From the Rhodopirellula bahusiensis genome, one window contains:
- a CDS encoding tetratricopeptide repeat protein: MPSTVRTPLFGQLCFLRVAGLLLVMATASVWPAHRLVAQDEPAKDSAAVALYADAANFQTNGAIGLAVDTWKKFLKEYPSSPLASKASHYLGVCYMQQDTPDLKAAAEAFEVALEDTKYDLREESLSNRGWCLYAAAGTGEEADPKLLRESIKTYDTLIKEIPDSRLLDRAYFYRGEAQYTLGKLNEAIDSYNAMMKLDDIASSALRCDALYARGVALEEQKNFEQAQSSYQQLLEACADTDLVLDVEIRLGDMHLLQGEMQQAVKRFESVATNTNATAEDKAYSFFRQGYAYAQDGDPEQASASYEKLLTQFPQSPYAAAATLASAQTLYQAGDLPGAAERFRDVLTGTDPVAATESAHWLARIELGTANRDPSKTVESAKSAYDVASEQIAKGPQGKFAVALKLDAAEALSLQPDRLEEAYEQYESIANEHSDHPLAPRALYNAAFMALQLGDTEQAVKLADSFEAKFASDPLAPDAMFVGAEALLASGDASTAAERYQSLINNNQHRDHPQRSTWILRGATAWKAAGEPTKTAALVRENLAAMKTAEQKAEALLLAGQAELSSGDAAEAAKTFQASREAAPQWTRSDEAFLMAGQSQLTAGNREAAEGIWKELIRSNGESRMADQARYKLGQLANGDQQYAAAIEYFAPILTSKRDTGLLPFARYAKGMAELQSQQHEDAVATLSELLSSNPEHALNDDALLSRGIAYRHLDQDAKSRADLTAFLNINPSGNNLGHALYELALLDQNASQTGKAAESLQRIVDDVPDYPDMDKVLYELGWSLRENGEDDQALAKFEQLISKYPDNALVADAAYFVGQDHYRNSQWSEAAEAFRIAADKTNDLDLKEKSLYRLGWSFYKQQKYAEAEAAFKRQYVEVQQGGLLLDSMMMIGESRFKQEQYETALRAYTKAREKIEADDDSAKTVRDKAERQVRELILLHGGQSAAQLGQFEDAIGWYDALRERFPATTYLPQVFYEIGFAAQNAGDDEKALKFYSEVADNFRSEIAARARFMMGEIYFANKTFDKAIPEFQRVMFGFGADKAAPVIKNWQAKSGFEAGRCAELLLQSAQTDAAKAKAAKFAQDFYQYVIDQHPGHELANKAKQRAEALKAP, encoded by the coding sequence ATGCCATCCACCGTTCGAACACCGTTGTTCGGCCAATTGTGCTTCCTCCGCGTCGCTGGTTTGTTGCTGGTGATGGCCACGGCCTCAGTCTGGCCGGCGCATCGTTTGGTTGCTCAAGATGAGCCCGCAAAGGATTCCGCTGCGGTTGCCCTTTACGCCGACGCTGCCAACTTTCAAACCAACGGTGCGATCGGCTTGGCCGTCGACACTTGGAAGAAATTCCTGAAGGAATATCCAAGCAGCCCGCTCGCTTCCAAAGCGTCGCACTACTTGGGCGTTTGCTACATGCAGCAGGACACGCCTGATTTGAAGGCCGCCGCCGAAGCCTTCGAAGTCGCCTTAGAAGACACCAAGTACGACCTCCGTGAAGAAAGCTTGTCCAACCGCGGTTGGTGCCTTTACGCCGCCGCTGGGACGGGCGAAGAAGCCGATCCGAAGTTGCTTCGTGAATCGATCAAAACCTACGACACGCTGATCAAGGAAATCCCTGATTCGCGGTTGCTCGATCGAGCTTACTTCTACCGAGGCGAAGCCCAATACACGCTTGGGAAATTGAACGAGGCGATCGATTCCTACAACGCGATGATGAAGCTTGACGACATCGCGAGTTCTGCTTTGCGATGCGATGCCTTGTACGCTCGAGGCGTCGCGTTGGAAGAACAAAAGAATTTCGAACAAGCCCAGTCTTCGTATCAACAGCTGCTTGAAGCTTGCGCCGACACCGACCTTGTTCTCGATGTCGAGATCCGCTTGGGCGACATGCATTTGTTGCAGGGCGAAATGCAACAAGCCGTGAAGCGTTTTGAATCCGTCGCAACCAACACCAACGCGACTGCCGAAGACAAAGCCTATTCGTTTTTCCGGCAGGGTTACGCATACGCTCAAGACGGTGATCCCGAGCAAGCGTCCGCGTCTTACGAAAAGTTGCTGACACAGTTTCCTCAATCGCCTTACGCCGCCGCGGCGACGCTGGCGTCCGCTCAAACTCTTTACCAAGCCGGCGACCTTCCCGGTGCCGCGGAACGTTTTCGCGATGTCCTGACGGGAACCGATCCCGTCGCCGCAACGGAATCCGCCCACTGGTTGGCTCGCATCGAACTCGGCACCGCCAATCGAGATCCGTCCAAGACTGTGGAATCTGCCAAGTCCGCCTACGATGTGGCATCGGAACAGATCGCCAAGGGACCGCAAGGCAAATTCGCCGTCGCTCTCAAACTGGATGCCGCTGAGGCTTTGTCGTTGCAGCCCGATCGATTAGAGGAAGCTTACGAGCAATACGAATCGATCGCCAACGAGCACTCGGATCATCCGCTCGCACCTCGAGCTCTCTACAACGCCGCATTCATGGCACTGCAGCTTGGCGACACCGAACAGGCCGTCAAATTAGCCGATTCCTTTGAAGCAAAATTCGCGAGCGATCCGCTGGCACCTGACGCGATGTTTGTGGGTGCGGAGGCCTTGCTCGCTTCGGGCGACGCATCGACCGCGGCGGAACGTTACCAATCGCTGATCAACAACAACCAGCATCGTGATCACCCTCAGCGTTCAACATGGATTTTGCGTGGGGCAACGGCGTGGAAGGCTGCTGGCGAACCGACAAAGACGGCCGCTTTGGTCCGCGAAAATTTGGCGGCGATGAAAACGGCGGAACAGAAGGCCGAGGCGTTGCTGTTGGCCGGCCAAGCGGAACTATCGAGTGGCGATGCAGCCGAAGCCGCGAAAACATTTCAAGCAAGTCGCGAGGCTGCCCCACAGTGGACGCGATCGGACGAAGCTTTCCTGATGGCCGGGCAATCCCAGTTGACCGCAGGAAATCGCGAAGCCGCGGAAGGAATTTGGAAGGAATTGATTCGCAGCAACGGCGAAAGCCGCATGGCGGACCAAGCCCGCTACAAGCTCGGGCAATTGGCCAACGGCGACCAACAGTATGCCGCCGCGATCGAATACTTCGCCCCCATCCTCACATCCAAACGCGACACCGGTCTGCTGCCATTCGCTCGCTATGCGAAGGGCATGGCGGAACTGCAGTCGCAACAGCACGAAGATGCCGTGGCGACGCTTTCCGAATTGCTCTCATCCAACCCAGAACATGCATTGAACGACGACGCGTTGCTGTCGCGAGGCATCGCCTATCGGCACCTCGATCAAGACGCCAAGTCACGCGCCGATCTGACCGCGTTCTTGAACATAAATCCTAGCGGCAACAACCTTGGACACGCTTTGTATGAATTGGCGCTTCTTGATCAGAACGCTTCGCAAACCGGAAAGGCAGCTGAGTCTCTGCAACGGATCGTGGACGACGTTCCCGATTATCCCGACATGGACAAAGTGCTCTACGAGCTCGGTTGGTCGCTTCGAGAAAACGGTGAAGACGATCAGGCGCTCGCAAAGTTTGAGCAACTGATTTCGAAGTATCCAGACAACGCCTTGGTTGCCGATGCGGCATACTTCGTCGGGCAAGATCACTATCGCAATTCGCAGTGGTCCGAAGCAGCGGAAGCGTTTCGAATCGCGGCTGACAAAACCAATGATCTGGATCTGAAAGAAAAGTCGCTGTATCGCTTGGGGTGGTCTTTCTACAAACAGCAAAAGTACGCCGAAGCGGAAGCCGCCTTCAAACGTCAATACGTCGAAGTTCAGCAGGGCGGTTTGCTGCTGGATTCGATGATGATGATTGGCGAGTCGCGTTTCAAGCAAGAACAGTACGAAACGGCTCTGCGGGCTTACACCAAGGCACGTGAAAAAATCGAAGCCGACGATGATTCCGCGAAGACAGTCCGCGACAAAGCCGAACGGCAGGTCCGCGAATTGATCCTGCTGCACGGCGGCCAGAGCGCAGCTCAATTGGGTCAATTTGAAGACGCCATCGGTTGGTACGACGCTCTTCGCGAGCGATTCCCCGCGACTACCTATCTCCCCCAAGTGTTCTATGAGATCGGATTCGCCGCCCAAAACGCTGGCGATGACGAAAAGGCATTGAAATTCTATTCCGAGGTCGCGGACAATTTCCGAAGTGAAATTGCCGCTCGGGCTCGCTTCATGATGGGCGAAATTTACTTTGCGAACAAAACGTTCGACAAAGCGATCCCAGAATTCCAGCGAGTGATGTTCGGATTTGGGGCGGACAAGGCGGCCCCGGTCATCAAGAATTGGCAAGCGAAGAGCGGGTTTGAAGCGGGTCGGTGTGCGGAACTGCTGCTGCAGTCGGCGCAAACGGATGCTGCCAAAGCAAAAGCAGCCAAGTTCGCCCAGGATTTTTACCAGTACGTGATCGATCAACACCCCGGGCATGAGTTGGCCAACAAGGCCAAGCAGCGGGCGGAGGCACT